In Edaphobacter dinghuensis, a genomic segment contains:
- a CDS encoding non-canonical purine NTP pyrophosphatase yields MNLYIATSNPGKLRDFAAATTQDISLLPLPNLKEIPPPSEDEPTFEGNAQTKAIYYSNLAPGAIVIADDSGLEVDALHGAPGVRSARYADDHHFHPVETSHPLTTDQRNNLYLLSLLTGVPLTERSARYHCVLAAARDGKVLAIGHGAVEGDILSAPRGTEGFGYDPLFYLPERGKTMAELDIETKLTFSHRGRAFAALLSELASNIP; encoded by the coding sequence ATGAACCTCTACATTGCTACCTCAAATCCCGGCAAACTGCGCGACTTCGCCGCAGCCACCACGCAGGACATCTCGCTCCTCCCACTCCCCAACCTCAAAGAAATCCCTCCACCTTCCGAAGACGAACCCACCTTCGAAGGCAACGCCCAAACCAAGGCCATCTATTACTCAAACCTCGCTCCCGGCGCCATCGTCATCGCCGACGACTCCGGCCTCGAAGTCGACGCCCTCCACGGCGCACCCGGAGTCCGCTCCGCCCGCTACGCCGACGACCACCACTTTCATCCGGTTGAAACCTCCCATCCCCTCACCACCGACCAACGCAATAATCTTTATCTCCTTTCCCTCCTCACCGGGGTTCCCCTCACCGAGCGGAGCGCCCGTTACCACTGCGTCCTCGCCGCCGCTCGCGACGGCAAAGTCCTCGCCATCGGCCACGGTGCCGTCGAAGGCGATATTCTCTCCGCCCCACGCGGCACCGAAGGCTTCGGCTACGACCCGCTCTTCTACCTACCCGAGCGCGGCAAAACCATGGCCGAGCTCGATATCGAAACCAAGCTCACCTTCAGCCACCGAGGCCGCGCGTTCGCTGCCTTACTCAGCGAACTGGCAAGCAACATACCGTAA
- a CDS encoding succinate dehydrogenase yields the protein MAAAAPPATPAAPHLRGVQPLRAGQGHSYFWRKLHSLSGIVPIGAFLIEHIISNFEAINGPLAYAKQVLFLNSLPMVRILEWAFIFIPLAFHAGYGVFIWLRGRSNVNVYPWAGNRMYLMQRVTGLIALAYIVQHVWRQRFSGVSLPEHPGAAFAKVQHELHNPWMLAIYIVAMIATCWHFSYGVWLFAAKWGITPGDKARKKFGYVCAVAGSALCLMGLISIYAFVGPKYQNAPADVMPEQPAGIALPAPSPVPPNSTNPSQPGEVQ from the coding sequence ATGGCCGCAGCCGCACCGCCAGCAACCCCTGCCGCACCCCATTTACGCGGCGTGCAACCGCTCCGCGCCGGTCAGGGCCATTCTTACTTCTGGCGCAAACTGCACTCGCTCTCAGGAATCGTCCCCATCGGCGCCTTCCTCATCGAGCACATCATCTCCAACTTCGAGGCCATCAACGGCCCCCTCGCCTACGCCAAGCAGGTCCTGTTCCTCAACAGCCTCCCGATGGTCCGCATCCTCGAGTGGGCCTTCATCTTTATTCCGCTGGCCTTCCACGCCGGATACGGCGTCTTCATCTGGCTGCGTGGCCGCTCCAACGTCAACGTCTACCCCTGGGCGGGCAACCGGATGTACCTCATGCAGCGCGTCACCGGCCTCATCGCTCTGGCCTACATCGTCCAGCACGTCTGGCGGCAGCGCTTCTCCGGCGTCAGCCTGCCCGAGCATCCCGGCGCAGCCTTCGCCAAGGTCCAGCACGAGCTCCACAACCCCTGGATGCTGGCTATCTATATTGTTGCGATGATCGCGACCTGCTGGCACTTCTCCTACGGCGTCTGGCTCTTCGCCGCCAAGTGGGGCATCACCCCCGGCGACAAGGCCCGCAAAAAGTTCGGCTACGTCTGCGCCGTGGCTGGTTCCGCCCTCTGCCTCATGGGCCTCATCAGCATCTACGCCTTCGTCGGGCCAAAGTACCAGAACGCCCCCGCAGACGTCATGCCGGAGCAGCCCGCCGGCATTGCTTTACCCGCACCAAGTCCAGTTCCGCCCAACTCAACGAATCCAAGCCAGCCTGGTGAGGTGCAATGA